In one window of Gouania willdenowi chromosome 8, fGouWil2.1, whole genome shotgun sequence DNA:
- the LOC114468675 gene encoding dexamethasone-induced Ras-related protein 1-like, producing the protein MIKKMSSSEGDFDIPAKNCHRMVILGSTEVGKTAIISRFLSERFDEQYTPTIEDFHRKFYSIRGEVYQLDILDTSGNHPFPAMRRLSILTGDIFILVFSLDNRDSFQEVKRLKRQIFETKSCLRNKTKENVDVPLVICGNKCDRDVYREVQDEEIEQLVAGHGEERCAYFEISAKTNTNIDQMFETLFTMAKLPNEMSPERHCKVSLQYCEVLHRKSFRSKKCKDGNAYGVVAPFARRPSVHSDLMYIKEKAIGGSQSKDKGCVIC; encoded by the exons ATGATAAAGAAAATGTCTTCGTCTGAGGGTGACTTCGATATACCTGCGAAAAACTGCCATCGGATGGTCATTCTTGGTTCTACTGAAGTTGGGAAGACTGCTATCATCTCTCGCTTTCTGAGCGAGAGGTTTGATGAGCAGTACACACCGACCATTGAGGACTTTCATAGGAAATTCTACAGCATCCGAGGGGAAGTTTACCAGCTGGACATCCTGGACACATCTGGAAACCACCCCTTCCCTGCGATGAGGAGACTCTCTATTCTCACTG gtgatatttttatactggtGTTCAGCCTGGACAACAGAGATTCCTTCCAGGAGGTGAAGCGGCTCAAGCGGCAGATCTTCGAGACTAAATCGTGCCTGAGGAACAAGACCAAGGAGAACGTGGACGTACCGCTGGTCATATGTGGAAACAAGTGCGACAGAGACGTTTACCGGGAGGTTCAGGACGAGGAAATCGAGCAGCTGGTCGCTGGTCATGGAGAGGAACGCTGCGCTTACTTTGAAATCTCCGCCAAGACCAACACCAACATAGACCAGATGTTTGAGACTCTGTTTACAATGGCCAAGCTCCCGAACGAAATGAGCCCCGAGCGCCACTGCAAAGTGTCCCTGCAGTACTGCGAGGTTCTGCACAGAAAGTCCTTCAGAAGTAAGAAGTGCAAGGATGGGAACGCGTATGGAGTGGTGGCGCCCTTTGCGCGCAGGCCAAGCGTGCACAGTGACTTAATGTACATAAAGGAGAAAGCTATAGGAGGCAGCCAGTCCAAAGACAAAGGCTGTGTCATATGCTGA